The following are encoded together in the Culex pipiens pallens isolate TS chromosome 1, TS_CPP_V2, whole genome shotgun sequence genome:
- the LOC120431295 gene encoding LOW QUALITY PROTEIN: forkhead box protein K1-like (The sequence of the model RefSeq protein was modified relative to this genomic sequence to represent the inferred CDS: substituted 1 base at 1 genomic stop codon) yields the protein MTDNNNFHIPQHVIKQEPSAAPGSSPSQHQFQVYYSHQQQQQQQPLSQKGPPATTLKVIESMDSPTSSSSVSVTGLDYSTHHHHPQQIIEYDPTSDPNHPVNVIIEHQQVVETQPSIEQQEQSVIEALCQQAHQNRLQRKRLRLDNQQPENNGSGYPSDEDDEEDPRRKVVHHGAGAAAGQESIEEQEQSIIEALYQQQQQNQLRKQLIHEPASNQQQPQQHNPPLHHPVLAGFQHRHSSTPPSRSISPSQSPTVSGTTDSVSSRISSGPASAAQLQSHHQLPAAAALSLANINQNNFIARLISKDNILLISEDLIEIGRNSSRAQVDFHVGXNSFVSRKHLLLHHDHTDGEFYLSCLSKNGVFIDNVFHRKGAEPFLLPRVCSIRFPSTNIKIQFENLYHKNATDGPRDLLETIGGPFATSSSSNLGLGGPTSGGNNAGNIHQALSSNSNNSSMYAPLKISIPPEPPSSSSSMEHIEMSGRIRDNGKSPYPSPTGTISAANSCPTSPRQGYHDFSAYSMVGVGGGGPGVLGHDGGGGGMGMLSAGNSSFNDFQPPATSQSLENEKPPYSYAQLIVQSISALPEKQLTLSGIYSFISKNYPYYRNGANKGWQNSIRHNISLNRYFIKVPRLQDEPGKGSFWRIDPNSELKLIDQSYRKRRQRGSQCFRTPYGMPKSAPVSPTPMDPMAESREGSPIDEELLLQSAPGSPGQMVAANAYVHSSTGTSVAGHPGQEVQFLEIPSKSSTKQRGVHPESTNNGGAGNRSIKQQPQPSTAQVVASSTANL from the exons ATGACCGACAACAACAACTTCCACATCCCGCAGCATGTCATCAAGCAAGAGCCGTCGGCGGCGCCGGGTTCGTCACCCTCGCAGCACCAGTTCCAGGTGTACTActcccaccagcagcagcagcagcagcagccactgTCCCAGAAGGGGCCGCCGGCGACGACGTTGAAGGTGATCGAATCGATGGACTCGCCAACGTCATCGTCGTCCGTGTCGGTGACGGGGTTGGACTACAGCACGCACCATCACCACCCGCAGCAGATCATCGAGTACGATCCGACGAGCGATCCGAACCATCCGGTGAACGTTATCATCGAGCACCAGCAGGTGGTGGAAACTCAGCCATCGATCGAGCAGCAGGAACAGAGCGTAATTGAGGCGCTCTGCCAGCAGGCTCACCAGAATCGGCTCCAGCGGAAGCGGTTGCGGTTGGACAATCAGCAGCCCGAGAACAACGGTTCCGGCTATCCGAGCGACGAGGACGACGAGGAGGACCCTCGCCGGAAGGTGGTTCACCACGGCGCTGGCGCTGCGGCGGGTCAAGAGTCCATCGAAGAGCAGGAGCAAAGTATTATCGAGGCACTctaccaacagcagcagcagaaccagTTGCGAAAACAGTTGATTCATGAACCCGCCAGCAACCAACAGCAGCCGCAGCAGCACAACCCGCCACTCCACCATCCGGTGTTGGCCGGCTTCCAGCATCGGCACTCGTCCACGCCACCGTCGCGGTCGATTTCGCCCTCCCAGTCGCCGACCGTTTCCGGCACGACCGACTCGGTCAGCTCACGCATCTCATCCGGACCGGCGTCGGCTGCTCAGTTGCAGTCGCACCACCAACTTCCGGCGGCGGCTGCCCTCTCGCTGGCCAACATCAACCAGAACAATTTTATCGCGCGACTCATCAGTAAGGACAACATTCTGCTGATATCGGAGGATCTGATCGAGATCGGACGCAACTCGTCCCGGGCCCAGGTGGACTTTCACGTCGGTTGAAACAGCTTCGTGTCGCGGAAACATCTGCTGCTGCACCACGACCACACCGACGGCGAGTTCTACCTGTCCTGCTTGAGCAAAAACGGCGTCTTTATCGACAACGTGTTCCACCGGAAAGGTGCCGAACCGTTCCTGCTGCCGAGAGTGTGCAGCATTCGGTTTCCCAGTACAAACATCAAGATTCAGTTCGAGAACTTGTACCACAAAAATGCCACCGACGGCCCGCGGGACCTGTTGGAAACCATCGGTGGACCATTTGCTACGAGCAGTAGCAGCAACCTGGGACTTGGTGGTCCCACGAGTGGCGGCAACAACGCCGGAAATATCCACCAGGCTCTTTCGTCgaacagcaacaacagcagcatgTACGCTCCGCTGAAGATCTCTATCCCGCCGGAACCGCCCagttcgtcgtcgtcgatggAACACATCGAGATGAGCGGGCGCATCCGGGACAACGGCAAGAGTCCGTACCCGTCGCCAACGGGAACGATCAGCGCGGCCAACAGCTGTCCGACGAGCCCCCGTCAGGGTTATCACGATTTCTCCGCGTACAGCATGGTCGGCGTCGGCGGCGGTGGTCCGGGCGTGCTCGGTCACGACGGTGGCGGGGGCGGCATGGGGATGCTCAGCGCTGGCAACTCCAGCTTTAACGACTTCCAACCACCCGCCACGTCCCAGTCGCTCGAAAACGAGAAGCCACCGTACAGCTACGCCCAGCTGATTGTGCAATCGATCTCGGCCTTGCCCGAGAAGCAGCTCACGCTATCCGGAATCTACTCGTTCATCTCGAAGAACTACCCGTACTACCGAAACGGCGCAAACAAGGGCTGGCAGAACTCGATCCGGCACAACATCAGCCTGAACCG CTACTTCATCAAGGTGCCCCGGTTGCAGGACGAACCGGGCAAGGGCAGCTTCTGGCGGATCGACCCGAACAGCGAGCTGAAGCTGATCGACCAAAGCTACCGCAAGCGGCGCCAGCGGGGCAGCCAGTGCTTCCGGACGCCGTACGGCATGCCCAAGTCGGCACCCGTTTCGCCCACGCCGATGGACCCGATGGCCGAGAGCCGCGAGGGTTCGCCCATCGACGAGGAGCTGCTGCTGCAGTCGGCGCCCGGTTCGCCCGGCCAGATGGTGGCGGCGAACGCGTACGTGCACAGCAGCACCGGCACCAGCGTGGCCGGCCATCCCGGACAGGAGG TTCAATTTCTAGAAATTCCCTCAAAGTCATCCACCAAACAGCGCGGCGTCCATCCGGAGTCGACCAACAATGGTGGCGCCGGCAACAGGTCCATCAAACAACAACCGCAACCGTCAACAGCCCAGGTGGTGGCCTCATCGACAGCAAATCTGTAG